One part of the Planctomycetota bacterium genome encodes these proteins:
- a CDS encoding shikimate kinase — translation WPLVDTDTLVQERAGWSIKEIVAEEGWPDFRRRERETIADVAAHDRQVISAGGGAVLDEANARALRAGGRVVLLTASPETIWDRMQADPKTAAERPNLTDSGGIAEIRNLLEERRPKYLAACHYEIPTDCFSPEETAGRILAWLKVNGDI, via the coding sequence CTGGCCGCTCGTGGACACCGATACGCTCGTTCAGGAACGGGCCGGCTGGAGCATCAAGGAAATCGTGGCCGAGGAAGGGTGGCCGGATTTCCGCCGGCGCGAACGCGAGACGATCGCCGACGTAGCGGCGCACGATCGCCAGGTGATTAGCGCCGGGGGTGGCGCGGTCCTCGACGAGGCCAACGCCCGGGCCCTCCGCGCGGGGGGTCGCGTGGTGCTTCTGACGGCATCGCCCGAAACGATCTGGGATCGGATGCAAGCGGATCCGAAGACGGCGGCCGAGCGGCCGAACCTGACGGATTCCGGCGGCATCGCCGAAATCAGGAACCTCCTGGAGGAGCGGCGACCGAAGTATTTAGCCGCCTGCCATTACGAGATTCCGACCGACTGTTTCTCGCCCGAAGAAACGGCCGGCCGGATCCTCGCCTGGCTCAAGGTCAACGGGGATATCTGA